Part of the Tolypothrix sp. PCC 7910 genome, AAACTAAAAGATTACCAAAAAATAGATTATCCATTAATGAGGGGCACAACGAAGTTTTTCTACGCTGTGCCCCTATAATTTTGTTGATTTTAAATGGGAAATTCTATAACCCTAGAGCAGCTAAAACATCACTGGCGTGAGTAGCTGTATTCACACTGGCATCAACATGGGTAATTTTGCCATTAGGGTCGATGACGTAGGTAACACGCTTAGCGTAACCACCACCATCAACATCATATGCTTTGATGAGGCTGTGGTCACTGTCAGCTAGTAAAGGAAAATTCAGATTATATTTTGCTGTGAATGCCTGATGGGAAGCTTCATCATCTGCACTCACACCTAGTACGACAATATCTTTCCCTTGATAGTCGCTTTGAGCATCCCGGAAGCTACAAGCTTGTTTTGTGCAGCCTGGGGTGTCATCTTTGGGGTAAAAATATAAAACTACTGTCTTACCTGCAAAATCAGATAAAGACACAGTGTTGCCGTTAGTATCTTTGGCGGTAAATTTAGGTGCATCGGTACCGACTGCTAGAGCCATAATGAACCCTTCCTGTTTTAGATTGTTGGGGCATTTGAAATTTTACAATAATTTACAATAATTAAATTAATTACTTACTTAAACGTAGAAAATTCCCCAGATTCACATGGCATCTGTTAATTCCTCCAACCCCAAAGCCTTTTCCTATTCTCCAAGCACTATAGAACGTGCTGAGCGATCGCTAATTTGTTCTCCCTTCAACCCTGCTTTATTAGCGGCGATGCGTCAGCAGAGTGTCTCAGTAAATGCGATCGCTCAAGATAATGGTATCAAGTATGGCTACACCAAACAGCCATTATCAGAATTAGCTTGCGATCAAGCTTTGGATTGGCTGATTCAAGTTGGTGTACTGCGGCGCGAAGTCGATGGCCAAGGAATTACCGATAGTTTCCGCCTCACACCCCTGGGTCAAAAATTAGCAGCACAATACCAAAATAAAAATTGGCCTCAGCCTTCATGGAGCGATCGCATTCAAAATGCTGTGACTCGTTGGTTTCGACTACCTTTTTAGAATTTGAAACTAATAAGGTTAGGATGAGGGAGAAAAAGGGAACAATATATACGCAAGCATCGACCCCATTTATAAAATCTTTATCATCAGCATTAGACTGAGTTTGTGCGGTGATGGTAGGGAGTACAACACGAATGTGGGAAATCTAGAGGCAAAATCACGCCTCTAACTACTTCCTAGCTTGTTACCTGTTGACGAGCGGATTACCAGCTTACCGTTCAACCCTAAAATTCCGCCCCTTATGTCGAGCAACCGATAGTCATTATGAAATCAATTATGGTGGTGGGGACAACATCCCACGCGGGGAAATCACTAATAACTACAGCTATTTGTCGCATTCTATCGCGCCGTGGCTGGCGAGTGGCTCCCTTTAAAGGTCAAAATATGGCTTTAAATGCGTATGTAACCTCTAGCGGGGGAGAAATTGGCTACGCTCAAGCAGTGCAAGCTTGGGCGGCGGGAGTTGTACCTTGGGTAGAAATGAACCCAATTTTACTGAAGCCCCAAGGAGATATGACCTCGCAAGTCATTCTTAAAGGTAGACCTGTAGGTAAGGTGAGTGCGGTAGATTACTACGAGCAGTATTTTGAACTGGGTTGGCGGACAATTGAAGAATCCCTACAACATTTAGGTACAGAATTTGACTTGTTGGTTTGTGAAGGCGCTGGTAGTCCTGCGGAGATTAATCTGAAGCATCGTGACTTGACAAATATGCGAGTTGCTAAGTATTTAAATGCACCAACTATATTGGTGGTAGATATAGATAGAGGTGGTGCATTTGCCCATGTTATAGGCACTTTAGAGCTATTAGACCAAGACGAACGCGATTTAATTAAAGGTATA contains:
- a CDS encoding Npun_F0494 family protein produces the protein MASVNSSNPKAFSYSPSTIERAERSLICSPFNPALLAAMRQQSVSVNAIAQDNGIKYGYTKQPLSELACDQALDWLIQVGVLRREVDGQGITDSFRLTPLGQKLAAQYQNKNWPQPSWSDRIQNAVTRWFRLPF
- a CDS encoding peroxiredoxin translates to MALAVGTDAPKFTAKDTNGNTVSLSDFAGKTVVLYFYPKDDTPGCTKQACSFRDAQSDYQGKDIVVLGVSADDEASHQAFTAKYNLNFPLLADSDHSLIKAYDVDGGGYAKRVTYVIDPNGKITHVDASVNTATHASDVLAALGL